The Synechococcus sp. RS9909 genomic interval TGAAGCTCCGGCCCGATTTCGCGATCGCCCTCACCAACCTCGGCCTCTGCCTGCAGAGCCGCGGCGATCATGAGGCGGCGATGGCCTGCTTCGCGCGCAGCCTCCGGCTCCGGCCCGGCAATCTCCGGGTGCTGCAGGGGCTGGGTTGGTCTCAGCTGCAGGCCGGCCATCCCGACGCCGCCATCGACACGCTGCAGCAGGTGCTCGCCCAGGCGCCACACGCTGCCGAAATCCGGCTGATCCTCGCCAGCGCCCAGCGGGAAGCCCGGCAGATCCAGGCCGCCGATCAGAACTTCCGCCGCTGCGCCACAGAGCCCCATGCCTCGGCCGCCGTGGTGGCGGCAAGCCTGGAGCACTTCACCGTGACGCGCCAGGCCAACGCCCTGGAGCAGCTGCTCGACAGCAGAGGTCAGGGCGTCAGCGATCCAGTCGCGCAGGTGTATGCGGCAGCCCTGGCCCTGCAGCGCCAGCAGTTCTCCAACGCCCGAGCCATCAGCGACCAGCTCAACAGCGACGCGATCACCGCCCTGCCGCCCACCGCCCGGATCCGCCACTGGAGCACGCGCGCCTGGCTGGACGACCACAGCGGCAACATCGACGCGGCCATGGAGGCCTTCCTGGCGGCCCAGCAGGATCCGGCCTACGACCCTCTCGATCCGGACGCCCAGCCCAGACGCATCGCCGCCTACCGCCGGTGACTGCCAGCAAAGATGACGCCCCTGCTGCTGTTCAAGCAGCCATCCTCAACGTAGCTGGACTGGGGTCAAGTTCTGTTGGTGGTGGATTGATCCAGACCACCTCTGGTTGACGCCAGCAGCGTGTGGATCGTGACCACCGGCGTGGGTGTCGCTTGCGCGCTTGCTCGTACACGACAGCGCGATGTCGACAGATCTCGATGGCCTGACCGCTATGGCGTTGATGGGGCGTCACGAACTTGATGCCGCTGTGGCGGTGCCGATGGTTGTACCAGTCGACAAACGACGCGACCCACTGGCAGGCCTCGTCCTTGCTGGCAAATGGCCGTCTCGGGTAATCAGGCCGGTACTTCGCTG includes:
- a CDS encoding tetratricopeptide repeat protein, giving the protein MTVLQRASQHAQRGEWAQAEALCREVLASGADTAAALALLGAIQHASGRHQDAIASLQQALQLNPGNALALGNLGAAQQELGQTEAAIHSLQQALKLRPDFAIALTNLGLCLQSRGDHEAAMACFARSLRLRPGNLRVLQGLGWSQLQAGHPDAAIDTLQQVLAQAPHAAEIRLILASAQREARQIQAADQNFRRCATEPHASAAVVAASLEHFTVTRQANALEQLLDSRGQGVSDPVAQVYAAALALQRQQFSNARAISDQLNSDAITALPPTARIRHWSTRAWLDDHSGNIDAAMEAFLAAQQDPAYDPLDPDAQPRRIAAYRR